The following are from one region of the Roseobacter fucihabitans genome:
- the pta gene encoding phosphate acetyltransferase: MNVLRDLSKRAAVRPAHIVLSEGTDPRIVAGALAAVQAGTARITLVGAYDDVTAQLVAAGATESPTLRIQDPATSALTAEFADAYFALRQHKGVSHEVAETQAHDPLVFAAMMVRLGHADGTVGGAVATTGDTVRAALQVIGKAKEAPLVSSFFLMVLPENHPSGRDAMIFGDCGLVIEPTSEELAAIAVASAASCQQLLGVEPKVALLSFSTMGSARHGSVTRVSEAAALLRANHPDLKADGELQFDAAFAPEVAATKAKGSAIAGHANVMIFPNLDAGNIGYKIAQRIGGAVAIGPVLQGLAKPANDLSRGCVAEDVTNMIAVTALQATA; this comes from the coding sequence ATGAATGTGCTGCGTGATCTTTCCAAACGCGCAGCCGTCCGGCCTGCCCATATCGTCCTGAGCGAGGGGACTGACCCTCGCATCGTGGCCGGTGCTCTTGCCGCGGTGCAGGCGGGGACGGCCCGCATTACGCTCGTCGGGGCGTATGACGATGTCACAGCCCAGCTTGTTGCGGCAGGTGCAACCGAAAGCCCCACCCTCAGGATCCAGGACCCGGCGACATCCGCGCTTACCGCTGAGTTCGCCGACGCCTATTTCGCGCTGCGCCAGCACAAAGGCGTCAGTCACGAGGTCGCTGAGACACAGGCGCATGACCCGCTGGTATTTGCCGCCATGATGGTGCGCCTGGGCCATGCTGACGGCACTGTTGGCGGTGCGGTTGCAACCACTGGTGATACGGTGCGCGCGGCCCTTCAGGTCATCGGCAAGGCTAAAGAAGCCCCGCTCGTCTCCAGCTTTTTTCTGATGGTTCTGCCGGAAAACCATCCCTCCGGGCGTGATGCGATGATCTTTGGCGATTGTGGGTTGGTGATCGAACCGACCTCCGAAGAACTGGCCGCGATTGCCGTGGCTTCGGCCGCGTCCTGCCAACAGCTGCTGGGCGTTGAACCAAAGGTCGCGCTTTTGTCCTTCTCCACCATGGGCTCGGCGCGCCACGGTTCCGTTACCAGGGTAAGCGAGGCCGCCGCCTTGCTCCGGGCCAACCATCCCGACCTGAAGGCCGATGGTGAATTGCAATTTGACGCGGCCTTCGCGCCCGAAGTCGCCGCGACCAAGGCCAAGGGATCCGCCATCGCAGGCCATGCCAATGTGATGATATTTCCCAACCTTGATGCGGGCAACATCGGCTATAAGATCGCACAGCGTATCGGTGGCGCCGTTGCCATTGGCCCGGTGTTGCAAGGTCTTGCCAAACCCGCCAATGATCTGTCACGCGGATGTGTGGCAGAGGATGTAACGAACATGATTGCTGTGACTGCATTGCAGGCCACCGCGTAA
- the xsc gene encoding sulfoacetaldehyde acetyltransferase — protein MKMTTEEAFVKTLQMHGIDNAFGIIGSAMMPISDIFPDAGIKFWDCAHETTGGMMADGYTRATGKMSMMIAQNGPGITNFVTAVKTAYWNHTPVLLVTPQAANKTIGQGGFQEMEQMNLFADCVAYQEEVRDPTRIAETLNRVIMQAKRASGPAQINIPRDFWTQVIDVDLPAIVEFELPQGGESAVQKAADLLSSAKFPVILNGAGTVLSKGGIEASRILAEQLDAPVCVGYQHNDAFPGNHPLFAGPLGYNGSKAGMQLIAKADVVLCLGTRLNPFSTLPGYGIDYWPKDAKIIQVDINADRIGLTKKVTVGIIGDAAKVATSISAKLADGAGDAGRAERKNLIATTKSAWAQELTSMTDEQDDPGTDWNVRARAAKPDWMSPRMAWRAIQAALPVEAIISSDIGNNCAIGNAYPSFNETRKYLAPGLFGPCGYGLPSIVGAKIGQPDVPVVGFAGDGAFGISVNELTAIGRGDWPAITQIVFRNYQWGAEKRNSTLWFEDNFVGTELDEEVSYAGIANACGLKGVVARTQDELTAALDQAIKDQMENGVTTLIEAMINQELGDPFRRDAMKKPVAVAGISKDDMQQQTV, from the coding sequence ATGAAAATGACAACTGAAGAAGCCTTTGTAAAAACACTGCAAATGCACGGGATTGATAATGCATTTGGGATCATCGGATCCGCGATGATGCCAATCTCTGACATTTTCCCGGATGCGGGTATCAAATTCTGGGACTGCGCCCATGAAACAACTGGCGGCATGATGGCGGATGGGTACACCCGCGCCACCGGCAAGATGAGCATGATGATCGCGCAGAACGGACCCGGCATCACCAACTTCGTGACCGCCGTAAAGACGGCTTATTGGAACCACACACCGGTTCTGCTGGTCACACCGCAAGCCGCCAACAAGACAATCGGTCAGGGCGGCTTTCAGGAAATGGAACAGATGAACCTGTTCGCCGACTGCGTTGCCTATCAGGAAGAAGTACGTGACCCCACCCGGATCGCCGAAACGCTGAACCGTGTGATCATGCAGGCCAAGCGCGCCTCCGGTCCTGCGCAAATCAACATCCCGCGCGATTTCTGGACGCAAGTCATTGACGTCGACCTGCCGGCGATTGTTGAGTTCGAACTGCCACAAGGTGGCGAATCTGCTGTTCAAAAGGCAGCGGATCTTCTGTCTTCCGCGAAATTCCCGGTCATCCTCAACGGCGCTGGCACCGTTTTGTCAAAGGGTGGGATCGAAGCCTCCCGCATCCTGGCCGAACAGCTCGATGCTCCGGTATGTGTGGGCTATCAGCACAATGACGCGTTCCCCGGCAACCACCCCTTGTTCGCCGGTCCCCTGGGCTACAACGGTTCCAAAGCGGGCATGCAACTGATCGCCAAAGCGGATGTTGTACTCTGCCTCGGGACGCGCTTGAACCCGTTCTCCACCCTGCCCGGTTACGGCATTGATTACTGGCCCAAGGACGCCAAGATCATTCAGGTGGACATCAACGCGGACCGCATCGGCCTGACCAAAAAAGTGACTGTCGGTATCATTGGTGATGCGGCCAAGGTTGCCACGTCCATCTCCGCAAAGCTGGCGGATGGTGCCGGTGACGCGGGCCGTGCGGAGCGCAAAAACCTGATCGCTACGACCAAATCAGCATGGGCGCAGGAACTCACCTCCATGACGGATGAGCAGGACGATCCGGGCACCGACTGGAACGTGCGTGCACGTGCGGCCAAGCCGGATTGGATGTCCCCGCGCATGGCGTGGCGCGCCATTCAGGCGGCGCTGCCGGTCGAGGCGATCATTTCATCGGACATCGGCAACAACTGCGCGATCGGGAACGCCTATCCGTCTTTCAACGAAACCCGCAAATATCTTGCGCCGGGTCTGTTTGGTCCTTGTGGATATGGTCTGCCGTCCATTGTGGGCGCGAAAATCGGCCAGCCTGATGTGCCTGTTGTGGGTTTTGCGGGCGACGGGGCCTTCGGTATTTCGGTCAACGAATTGACCGCGATTGGCCGCGGCGACTGGCCCGCGATCACGCAGATCGTCTTCCGTAACTACCAGTGGGGTGCTGAAAAGCGCAACTCGACCCTTTGGTTTGAAGACAACTTCGTCGGCACCGAGCTGGACGAGGAAGTCTCCTATGCGGGGATCGCCAACGCCTGTGGTCTCAAGGGCGTCGTGGCACGCACGCAGGACGAGCTGACGGCGGCACTTGATCAGGCGATCAAGGACCAGATGGAAAACGGTGTGACCACTTTGATCGAAGCCATGATCAATCAGGAACTCGGCGACCCCTTCCGCCGTGACGCCATGAAGAAGCCGGTTGCCGTTGCTGGGATCAGCAAAGACGACATGCAGCAACAAACCGTATAA